From the genome of Streptomyces xanthophaeus:
GCCCTGGTGGGCCTTGTCCGTCGCTTTTCCGGGCACGGCGGCGACGGCCTGGGCCCTCGCGGGCCGGGAACGCGGGCTGCTCGCCGTGACGACGGCGGCCGTCGCCGTCCAGGCGGTGCTCCACGCCGGATTCACCCTGTCCCAGTCCCTCGCCGGGGCGGCCGCGCCGACCGGATCCGGGCAGATGTCCTCGGTGTCGACGATGTCCTCGATGTCCTCGATGTCGACGATGATGCGGATGCCGCAGCCGCCCGGCACCGGGATGCCGGGGGCGCCCGCCCACCTGCACCACGCGATGCACGGAACGGCGGACGCCGCGTCCGCCGTGACTGCCGCATCCGCCGCGACCGGTGCGCATGGTGCCGCGACCGGCGGGCCGCTGCCGGGCGGCCTGCACGAGGCGGTCGCCATGTCCCCGGCGGGCATGCTGGCCGCGCACCTGCTGGCCGCCGTGCTGTGCGGGCTGTGGCTCGCCCACGGCGAGCGGGCCGTCTTCCGCGTGGTGCGCGCCGTCGCCGGGCGCCTGTGGACTCCGCTGCGCCTGCTGCTCCGTACGGCGGTACCCGCGTACCGGCCGCCCGTCCGGGTCCGCAGCCGGCGCCGGCACCGCGCGCCGCGCCGGCTCTTCCTGGTCCACGCCATCACCTCACGGGGTCCGCCGGCGGGAACCGCTGTCCTCTGACAGCTGGTTCCCCGAGCCGCGTCCGCGACCTCTCTCGCACCCGCACCCCGCGCCTCGGGCCTCGGTCGTGCCTTCCGGCAGGCCGCACCCCTCACCGGCCCCGCCGTTCGCGGCGCCGGACTCCCCTTGCCCGTAAGGACCTTGTGGCGATGACTGCTGCCCTGACGACCCCTTCCTGTACCACCGGCGACCGGCCGGCCCGGCGCACCCCCGACTCCGACGCGGCGGTGACCCGATTGGCGCTGGACGCCCGCGACGGCGATCCCGTGAAGACCGACCGGTTCGTGCGGGCCCTCCACCGCGACGTCTGGCGCTACGTGGCCTACCTCAGCGCCGACACCCAGGCGGCCGACGACCTCACGCAGGACGTCTTCCTCCGCGCGCTGGCGAGCCTGCACCGGTTCGAGGGCCGTTCCTCCGCGCGGACCTGGCTGCTGTCCATAGCCCGCCGTACGGTCGTGGACAGCCTGCGCCACGCGGCCGCCCGGCCGAGACTCTCGGACCGCTGCGACTGGCAGACGGCTGCCGAGCAGGCCCAGCCGTGCGACGTGCCGGGCTTCGAGGACGGCATCGCCCTGGCGGAACTGCTCGCCGTGATCCCGTCCGAGCGCCGGGAGGCCCTGGTCCTCACCCAGTTGCTGGGCCTGTCCTACGCCGAGGCGGCAACGGCCGTCGGCTGCCCGATCGGTACGGTCCGCTCCCGCGTCGCCCGCGCCCGTACCTCCCTGATCGCGCTCCTGACGGACACCCGTACGGCCGAACCGGCGCCGGAGCCCCCGGCGCCGCGGCCCGACCGGGCCGGCGAGCGGATGCTCACGGCGGCCGCGGCGCTCGCCTGATCCTGTGGGAGGGCCGGCGGGCGGCGTGTGCACCCGCCGGCCCTCCCGCGTCGCACCGCGCCGCGATCCGCTCCTCCGGTGCCGGACACGGCCAAGGTGTCGGTCCGCAGGAGGTCCTGCTCGTCCGCGACGAGCAGGCCGGCCTGATGTGGGGGCTGGAGCGGACGGCCCGTACGGCGACCGGTGAGCCGCGGCGCGGAAGCGAGCTCTCCACGGAAAGCCTGGCGCACCGGTCGCGCCTGGACCCGCAGCCCCCGCGGACGGTTCCGCGCGCGGCGGTCGCGTACGAGGCGATGAACTCCGGGCCCGCGAACTGGATCCCCTTCATCGCCGTCCACTCCGGCGGGCGCGGGCGATCGGTGCGGTTGCGGCGCGCGGCCCTGCCGCATCCCGTCGACGGCCGTGCGGTGGAGCCCCGGACGGAGCTGCTGCGGCCCTGGCCTGGACCCGGTGGCACCGGCCCGGCGGCAGGCCTGCTCCGTGACCGAGGAGGAGGTCCCGCAGGCCGGCTCCCGGCTGGCGGTGGCGTACGACCGCACCCGGGGCCGGGACGGCCAGGTGGTCGTCCGGCTCGGCGCGCACCGTGGCGCGGGGCGCGGGGAGCCGCGAGCGGCCTGGCCTTCGACCACCTCGTGGACACGTCGGACGCCTGATCCGGGTCCCGTGCCGGGCCGGCGGCACGCGGGCAGGGCCGGACGGCACCCGGGCATGACAGGGCACGACGGCGCCGCCCGGCCGAATCTCCGGGCGCGCCGCAAGATATCAGCCTTCTGCGGAGACGCCAGGATGTTTGTCCGATGGTGATGTCCTCCGGCCCCGGCGCCACGCCCGGCACTAGCGTCCCGTGACACCCCGGGAATGCGGGTGCGCTCCGCACTGCATGTGCGGCCCCTCCTGCCCCGCCACCCCCTCCCGGCCCTTGGAGCGAGGAGGCACAGTGCCGTCATTGCGGCGGAGATCCATCAGCAGCTTGTCGTTGGCCACGCGATACACGATCGGAAGCGGCCTGGTCATCACCGCCCTTGCGCTCACCCTGATCGCCCTTCTGATACCCGTGGACAGTTTCGGCAGCCGGCCCGCGGCCGCCGTGGCGGGTCAGGCGGGTCCGGCGGGCGGCGACGACGACGGCGGCGGAACGTTGAGCACGGCCTACGGACCACTGACCGCCGCGGACCGGGACTTCGTCCGCAAGGTCCGGCTCGCCGGACTCTGGGAGCTGCCCGCGGGCCGCCAGGCCCAGCAGCGC
Proteins encoded in this window:
- a CDS encoding sigma-70 family RNA polymerase sigma factor; this translates as MTAALTTPSCTTGDRPARRTPDSDAAVTRLALDARDGDPVKTDRFVRALHRDVWRYVAYLSADTQAADDLTQDVFLRALASLHRFEGRSSARTWLLSIARRTVVDSLRHAAARPRLSDRCDWQTAAEQAQPCDVPGFEDGIALAELLAVIPSERREALVLTQLLGLSYAEAATAVGCPIGTVRSRVARARTSLIALLTDTRTAEPAPEPPAPRPDRAGERMLTAAAALA